Proteins encoded together in one Bacteroides ovatus window:
- a CDS encoding TolC family protein, with protein MQKRLLLVSIGWLLCSAITGQNLTTRNITLEQAIEIAHARSPQVQMAQLNFMAQYWDFRSYKAQFLPSLNLHGNLGNYNRSLVDVRDPETGRISYVANNTLNNNLSISIDQNIPLTGGKVSLNTSLDRLDQFNYGTQIYNSNPLTIHYTQPLRSFNELKWRKKTEPLRYEKEKKVYLESMENITLQTTSQFFSVLSAQTSHQKNEENLNDTRSMYDIALKRSAIGTVTKSELLQLELALMNAELTVSNSRTNLEIALFNFKTYLGISESTSFKLLPPTIAPDVIMEYDFVLGKALQNSSQNLSLQLKEIEAQQDVAQAKAAKGIQVELQANLGFSQTGNSFNEAYRLLKDQEIVGVSLTMPIYDWGMSRGKVKMAEAKARLARTQNEQDAIQFQQDIRIKVMQFNQQGRQCEISAKALIVAQQRYDITKDRFLNGGITVTDLNTAQKELDDASGQYISQLSTFWGAYFELRKLSLYDFIHKKDISAEFDQIIER; from the coding sequence ATGCAAAAAAGACTACTATTAGTGTCCATAGGATGGCTACTCTGTAGTGCCATCACCGGACAAAATCTAACCACGAGAAATATAACCCTCGAACAAGCGATCGAGATTGCTCATGCCCGTTCTCCACAAGTTCAGATGGCACAACTTAATTTTATGGCGCAGTATTGGGACTTCCGTTCCTATAAGGCACAGTTTCTCCCATCGCTTAATTTGCATGGAAATTTGGGAAACTATAACCGCTCACTAGTAGATGTGCGTGACCCAGAAACGGGGCGTATCAGCTATGTGGCAAACAATACATTGAATAATAATTTGTCTATTTCAATAGATCAAAATATCCCTCTGACAGGCGGTAAAGTATCACTTAACACATCGCTCGACCGGTTGGACCAGTTTAATTATGGCACGCAGATATACAATTCAAATCCACTTACAATCCACTACACACAGCCTCTACGATCGTTTAATGAATTAAAATGGAGAAAAAAGACGGAGCCTTTACGCTATGAAAAGGAGAAGAAGGTATATTTAGAGTCGATGGAGAATATAACCCTTCAGACTACCTCACAATTCTTTTCCGTCTTATCGGCACAGACCAGTCATCAGAAAAATGAAGAAAACCTGAATGATACCCGAAGCATGTACGATATAGCGCTCAAACGCTCTGCGATTGGTACTGTGACAAAAAGTGAACTATTACAGTTGGAATTGGCTCTGATGAATGCAGAACTAACAGTTAGTAATAGCAGAACAAATTTAGAAATTGCTCTTTTCAACTTTAAGACCTATCTGGGCATTTCGGAGAGTACTTCTTTTAAACTACTACCGCCAACAATAGCCCCGGATGTTATCATGGAATACGACTTTGTATTAGGTAAAGCCTTACAAAACTCATCGCAAAATCTTTCACTTCAACTGAAAGAAATAGAAGCACAGCAGGATGTAGCACAAGCCAAAGCAGCAAAAGGAATTCAGGTGGAGCTACAGGCAAATCTGGGTTTCTCACAAACGGGAAATAGTTTCAATGAAGCATATCGCTTATTGAAAGATCAAGAAATTGTCGGAGTTTCGCTGACAATGCCTATTTACGACTGGGGTATGAGCCGGGGAAAAGTAAAGATGGCTGAAGCAAAAGCTCGATTGGCACGCACACAGAACGAACAGGATGCCATACAATTTCAACAAGATATTCGAATTAAAGTGATGCAGTTCAACCAACAAGGCAGGCAGTGCGAAATATCAGCAAAGGCTTTGATCGTTGCGCAACAGCGGTATGATATCACCAAAGACAGATTCCTGAACGGAGGTATTACCGTGACCGATCTGAACACGGCACAAAAAGAGTTGGATGATGCTAGCGGACAATATATATCGCAACTGAGTACCTTTTGGGGTGCCTATTTTGAGTTGAGAAAATTGTCATTATATGACTTTATTCATAAAAAAGATATTAGTGCGGAATTCGATCAAATCATTGAAAGATAA
- a CDS encoding VapE domain-containing protein, with amino-acid sequence MKTLEYHSKRLAKKIRVLMKESSNVIVSTNTSKNVPKMQEIDEQEAYKQEVHKQPVLLTQQVIDFLKERYDFRYNLLTEETEFRPSGQRDIPFCRIDKRELNTFCLETHKEGINCWDKDLQRYIYSTQVESYHPFRLYMNELPAWDGTDRLKPLAKRISDIPLWIKSFHTWMLGLAAQWLGVTQTQANSVAPILISEEQGRHKSTFCRMLMPPQLARYYSDNLKLTAQGNPERLLAEMGLLNMDEFDKFGAQKMPLLKNLMQMSSLNICKAYQKNFRSLPRIASFIGTSNRTDLLCDPTGSRRFICIEAEHDIDCTGIEHSQIYAQLKEELLAGARHWFNKEEEHALQCHNMAYYHVNPIEDIVRNTYAPATLNESDCLSLSAAIIHQELKKRFPAALRSCTPIQLAQIFTATGISRQHTRLGNVYLVKRVKDSEE; translated from the coding sequence ATGAAGACATTAGAATATCACTCGAAACGTTTGGCGAAAAAAATACGAGTATTGATGAAAGAATCGTCAAACGTCATCGTTTCAACGAATACGTCAAAGAACGTACCGAAAATGCAAGAAATAGATGAACAGGAAGCATATAAGCAAGAAGTACATAAACAACCCGTCCTTCTAACACAACAAGTGATTGACTTTTTAAAAGAGCGATATGACTTCCGCTACAACCTGCTCACTGAAGAAACCGAATTCCGACCATCCGGACAACGAGACATTCCTTTCTGCCGCATAGACAAGCGAGAACTGAATACTTTCTGTCTGGAAACTCACAAAGAAGGTATCAACTGCTGGGACAAGGATCTTCAAAGATATATCTATTCTACCCAAGTGGAAAGTTACCACCCTTTCCGGCTTTATATGAACGAACTACCTGCCTGGGACGGAACAGATCGGTTAAAGCCCTTAGCGAAGCGGATATCTGACATTCCTCTATGGATAAAAAGCTTTCATACCTGGATGCTCGGACTTGCCGCCCAATGGCTGGGAGTAACTCAAACACAAGCAAACAGCGTGGCTCCGATACTTATCAGTGAAGAACAAGGACGCCACAAGTCTACTTTCTGCCGTATGCTGATGCCACCACAACTAGCCCGTTATTATTCGGATAATCTGAAACTAACCGCACAAGGCAATCCCGAACGTCTCCTTGCCGAGATGGGATTACTAAACATGGACGAATTTGACAAATTCGGAGCACAAAAGATGCCATTACTGAAAAATCTGATGCAAATGTCCAGCCTCAACATCTGCAAAGCCTATCAGAAAAATTTCCGGTCGCTACCTCGTATCGCTTCGTTCATCGGAACGAGCAACCGAACTGACTTACTATGTGATCCGACAGGCAGCCGCAGATTCATCTGCATTGAAGCGGAACATGATATAGACTGTACCGGAATTGAACATTCACAAATCTATGCCCAACTGAAAGAGGAACTGCTTGCAGGTGCCCGCCACTGGTTTAACAAGGAGGAAGAACACGCCTTGCAATGTCATAACATGGCATACTATCATGTCAACCCTATAGAAGACATTGTGCGCAACACATACGCGCCTGCCACATTGAATGAGTCGGATTGTCTGTCACTCTCCGCCGCTATTATTCATCAGGAATTAAAAAAGAGATTTCCCGCCGCACTACGAAGTTGTACACCTATCCAACTGGCTCAAATTTTTACCGCAACAGGTATCAGCCGACAGCATACGAGATTAGGAAATGTGTATTTGGTGAAGAGGGTGAAGGATAGTGAAGAATGA
- a CDS encoding fibronectin type III domain-containing protein, whose protein sequence is MLACLGLTVATITFAGKIDVPSPPGRPSACDINVNWCKLRFLKPMNDGGSRIQFYRIEFRKKESARWIFQGNAENQFSYDDIIQAHVDNRVGAVPVAFRVFANNEIGRGEPSKPSNLITFEDPF, encoded by the coding sequence TTGTTAGCTTGTTTAGGCTTAACAGTTGCAACAATTACATTTGCTGGAAAAATTGACGTTCCTTCTCCTCCGGGAAGACCTAGTGCTTGTGACATAAATGTCAATTGGTGTAAATTAAGATTTTTAAAACCCATGAACGATGGAGGGTCACGAATACAATTCTATCGTATTGAGTTTAGAAAAAAAGAATCAGCTAGGTGGATATTTCAAGGAAACGCCGAAAATCAATTTTCCTATGATGATATAATACAAGCCCACGTTGACAATAGAGTTGGAGCAGTTCCAGTAGCATTTCGTGTTTTTGCAAACAATGAGATCGGTCGAGGTGAACCATCAAAACCTTCTAACCTTATAACATTTGAAGATCCATTTTAA
- a CDS encoding BF3164 family lipoprotein, which produces MIDDSILWSVEENEENFGFCYDLNTGKKLSTIASRGRAANELTELEDFQIIGDSVQLYAYPNMIKTFGKRDIIDNVPMGERKFTVTIVPDSIWVRRMVKLPNGFVLATLMPAFSESEKVEMNEFNQKSIAIFNNKEAKFYETINYESFDIGKAKDMELSANDLIKCAYADGSIEVKGNDMAVFYASNQFILYIFDVKNGKVVGEKRYTKMQREEVRSKTFASLNTMNEKHIGIESMKLNDKYILCDVKGYFSEEDKDSKLMKEAIFVFDWQLNPIKKFDLPDRKNGYYGLSNNGRSVYFCEFNEDGLTLYKADLNI; this is translated from the coding sequence ATGATTGATGACTCTATACTATGGTCTGTCGAAGAGAATGAGGAGAATTTTGGATTTTGCTATGATTTAAATACTGGAAAGAAATTATCTACAATAGCATCAAGAGGAAGAGCGGCCAATGAATTAACAGAATTAGAAGATTTTCAAATAATAGGTGATTCCGTTCAACTTTATGCATATCCAAATATGATAAAAACTTTCGGCAAGAGAGACATTATAGATAATGTGCCTATGGGTGAACGAAAATTTACTGTGACAATAGTTCCGGATAGTATTTGGGTACGTCGAATGGTTAAGCTTCCCAATGGTTTTGTCCTTGCAACCTTAATGCCAGCTTTTTCTGAAAGCGAAAAAGTGGAAATGAACGAATTTAATCAGAAATCGATTGCTATATTTAATAATAAGGAAGCAAAATTTTATGAAACAATAAATTATGAAAGTTTTGATATTGGAAAAGCAAAAGATATGGAACTGTCTGCAAATGATCTAATAAAATGTGCTTACGCTGATGGTTCTATTGAAGTAAAAGGAAATGATATGGCTGTTTTTTATGCAAGTAATCAGTTTATATTGTATATATTTGATGTCAAGAATGGAAAGGTAGTAGGTGAAAAAAGATACACGAAAATGCAGCGCGAAGAGGTAAGAAGTAAAACATTTGCGTCACTTAATACGATGAATGAAAAACATATAGGAATTGAATCAATGAAACTTAATGATAAATATATTCTATGTGATGTTAAAGGCTATTTTAGCGAAGAGGATAAAGATTCAAAACTAATGAAAGAAGCAATATTTGTATTTGACTGGCAGTTAAACCCAATCAAAAAGTTTGATTTGCCAGATAGAAAAAATGGTTATTATGGACTATCAAATAATGGCCGTTCAGTGTACTTTTGCGAGTTTAACGAAGACGGGCTCACATTGTATAAGGCAGATTTAAATATATAA
- a CDS encoding efflux RND transporter permease subunit yields MIKKLITRPIAVTMSVIAIMVMSLVAMGYLPVSLMPAINIPQITVQVAAPGMSVREIDNVLLKPLKNQLSQVAGLKNITAEARADIGTIYMDFEPDCNIDIVFIDVNEKMDRAITSLPKDVERPKVIKASVTDIPAFYLNLSLKNGIPGKEGELREAGIEFSELGQFARDVISKRIEQLPQTAMVDISGVVTPELLCIPNYAKLTSMGADISLLEQAINNNNVSLGALSIKDGQYRYSIHFDARIISKEDIENIYIKHDGRIYQFKELCEIVQRPAKRSGLVRSKGDPAISMAIIKQNDAKMEDLQQSIATLIDDLEKEHPNIRFELTRDQTKLLTYSIDNLGSNLLVGGILAALVIFLFMKDLRSPMLIVVTIPLSLVITLLAFHLLGISLNIISLSGLVLGTGMIVDNSIIVIDNISQKWRSGMKLDDSIAEAVSEVFTPMLSSVLTTCSVFLPLIFLSGTAGALFYDQAMAVTIALFASLLVAVLVLPVYFYLMYKKLSPYTENRFIDRIFTFNYYRPYEKTLKWTLRHGKLTIICFIALIPITYFIYQMVEKSRLPHISHDDTIMTVDWNSGISLEENDLRVHRLLSQVDSLTEQTTSMVGVQQFLMSHTKEITSSESVVYIKAKDAETLAKIEKKLTDYIAEKHPKALVTFQVSGNIFNMIFAEQGSPLVVQLHSKGGEAPTVEQVTGLVGKIRKALPDVVVPPAVMEQNIRYIADVEAMAVYDITYDDIYGKMKNFISQNTLFRINQGGYSMPVTTGDSRAEASDILSGKVRNKYGVEIPLSMVIRETKGEDFKKLYSGSAGDYHPIALDVPDSNVKQVMKTIEQVVKEDKNFFVTFTGEYFSSRETIKELIIILLVAISLLYFILAAQFESIIQPLIILSEIVVDVFFVLLGLWLFGESLNIMSMIGLVVMSGIIINDSILKVDTINRLRKQGMPVLKAVFAGGHSRLKPIIMTSLTTILAIAPFLNRVDMGSDLQYPLSLSIIIGMTVGTLISLFFIPLIYYIIYRKR; encoded by the coding sequence ATGATAAAGAAACTAATCACACGTCCCATAGCAGTGACAATGAGCGTGATTGCTATCATGGTGATGAGTCTGGTGGCGATGGGATATCTACCGGTATCGCTTATGCCGGCTATCAACATACCGCAGATCACCGTACAGGTGGCGGCTCCCGGCATGTCGGTGCGTGAGATAGATAACGTTCTGCTAAAGCCTCTCAAGAATCAGTTGTCGCAGGTGGCAGGACTGAAAAATATAACTGCAGAAGCTCGCGCCGATATCGGAACTATTTATATGGATTTTGAGCCCGACTGCAATATAGATATTGTCTTTATTGATGTCAACGAAAAGATGGACCGGGCAATCACTTCACTTCCGAAAGATGTGGAGCGTCCTAAGGTAATCAAAGCCAGCGTGACCGATATTCCGGCTTTCTATCTTAATCTATCACTCAAAAATGGTATTCCGGGCAAAGAGGGAGAACTTCGTGAAGCCGGTATTGAGTTCAGCGAGCTGGGACAGTTTGCCCGTGACGTTATCTCCAAACGTATCGAACAGTTGCCACAAACAGCGATGGTCGATATCAGCGGTGTGGTGACGCCCGAATTACTTTGTATTCCGAATTATGCCAAATTGACTTCTATGGGAGCAGATATCAGTCTGCTTGAACAAGCAATCAATAACAACAATGTCTCTTTGGGAGCGTTGAGCATCAAAGATGGTCAGTATCGTTACAGCATCCATTTTGATGCCCGCATCATTTCAAAAGAGGATATTGAAAATATATATATCAAACACGACGGACGTATCTACCAGTTCAAAGAACTATGTGAGATTGTGCAACGTCCCGCCAAAAGAAGCGGATTGGTACGTAGTAAAGGGGATCCAGCCATTTCGATGGCGATTATTAAACAGAACGACGCCAAAATGGAGGATCTGCAACAGAGTATCGCTACACTGATAGATGATCTGGAAAAAGAACATCCGAATATCCGGTTCGAACTGACCCGCGATCAAACCAAACTGTTGACCTACTCAATCGACAATCTGGGCAGTAACCTGTTGGTAGGTGGTATTTTAGCGGCACTAGTCATCTTCCTGTTTATGAAAGACCTGCGTTCACCGATGTTGATCGTTGTGACCATCCCTCTGTCTTTGGTCATTACCCTGTTGGCGTTCCACCTGTTGGGTATCTCACTCAACATCATCTCTTTATCCGGATTAGTTCTCGGTACGGGTATGATTGTTGACAACTCGATCATTGTGATTGATAATATATCGCAAAAGTGGCGATCGGGAATGAAGCTTGACGACTCCATCGCCGAAGCAGTCAGTGAGGTTTTTACTCCAATGCTAAGTAGTGTGCTGACCACCTGTTCAGTCTTCTTACCGCTAATTTTTTTAAGTGGTACAGCCGGTGCGCTGTTCTACGATCAGGCAATGGCGGTGACAATAGCACTGTTCGCTTCCTTACTCGTAGCGGTGCTGGTACTTCCGGTCTATTTTTATCTGATGTATAAAAAGCTATCGCCATATACCGAAAATCGTTTTATAGACCGCATCTTTACCTTCAATTATTATCGGCCGTATGAGAAAACACTAAAATGGACACTCCGACATGGCAAATTGACTATTATCTGCTTTATAGCACTCATTCCGATAACCTATTTCATCTATCAGATGGTTGAAAAAAGCCGTCTGCCACATATCTCTCATGATGACACTATTATGACAGTCGACTGGAATAGCGGTATATCGCTCGAAGAAAACGACTTACGAGTACATCGTCTGTTGTCACAGGTTGACAGTCTGACCGAGCAAACCACCTCAATGGTTGGCGTGCAGCAGTTTTTAATGTCGCATACCAAAGAAATCACTTCTTCCGAAAGCGTTGTTTATATCAAGGCGAAAGATGCGGAAACACTGGCTAAGATAGAGAAGAAACTGACAGATTATATAGCCGAAAAACATCCGAAAGCATTAGTTACATTCCAGGTTTCGGGTAATATCTTTAATATGATATTTGCCGAACAGGGAAGTCCATTGGTGGTACAATTGCACAGCAAAGGAGGAGAAGCTCCGACCGTGGAACAGGTAACAGGATTAGTAGGAAAGATTCGAAAGGCACTGCCCGATGTGGTTGTTCCTCCAGCTGTCATGGAGCAAAATATCCGCTATATAGCCGATGTGGAAGCGATGGCGGTATATGATATTACGTATGATGACATCTACGGAAAGATGAAAAATTTCATCAGCCAGAACACATTATTTCGCATCAACCAAGGCGGTTATTCAATGCCCGTCACAACGGGCGATTCACGTGCCGAGGCATCCGACATCTTATCGGGCAAGGTGCGCAATAAGTATGGTGTGGAGATACCGCTCTCAATGGTAATCCGTGAAACCAAAGGAGAAGATTTCAAGAAACTCTATTCCGGCAGTGCCGGTGACTACCATCCTATCGCTCTTGATGTGCCGGACAGCAATGTAAAACAAGTGATGAAAACCATCGAGCAGGTTGTAAAGGAGGATAAGAACTTCTTCGTGACCTTTACCGGCGAGTATTTTTCGAGCCGGGAGACTATCAAAGAATTGATTATCATTCTATTGGTAGCAATCTCGCTACTCTATTTTATTCTGGCAGCACAGTTTGAAAGTATCATTCAACCGCTAATCATCCTTTCGGAGATTGTCGTTGATGTCTTCTTTGTGTTGCTTGGTTTGTGGCTCTTTGGTGAAAGTTTGAATATCATGTCAATGATCGGTTTGGTGGTGATGAGTGGTATTATCATCAATGATTCGATCTTGAAAGTAGATACAATCAATCGATTGCGAAAACAGGGTATGCCGGTACTAAAAGCGGTTTTTGCAGGTGGACACAGTCGCCTGAAACCGATCATTATGACTTCGCTAACAACCATATTAGCCATTGCCCCCTTCCTGAATCGGGTGGATATGGGGTCGGATCTGCAATATCCGTTATCGCTCTCAATTATTATCGGCATGACAGTCGGAACACTTATCAGTCTGTTCTTTATACCGTTGATCTATTATATTATTTACCGTAAACGCTAA
- a CDS encoding efflux RND transporter periplasmic adaptor subunit gives MKKLFLYKSLLMIICLLGAAACGDGKKKEEALIGKSDEKTQLITVDTMVLTKRSFQKQIVCNGKLRAVVKSDLAFNGSGIITAIHIRNGDRVAKGMTLAVLNTKEAEIELRKSRRAMTKANIDLVDKLIGQGYTADTTAVPTAILQNMKASSGYESAMDQLEAAERQLANCYLTAPFSGRVADLDSKVYGRSTDKLCTLIDDSYFDVEFSVLEAEMEEVARGLRISVSPFINEDQHFTGEITEVNPLINEQGQIKVRAKVRNYNNYLIEGMNVKILLEREVKQQFVVPKDAVVLRDGFQVIFRYKDGRAVWTYVDVVMSNIDSHVITGNAKKQTTISENDVVIVSNNLNLADETEVTPN, from the coding sequence ATGAAGAAATTATTCCTATATAAAAGTCTCTTGATGATTATTTGCCTGTTGGGAGCGGCAGCTTGCGGTGACGGAAAGAAAAAAGAAGAAGCTTTAATCGGTAAGAGTGATGAGAAAACACAGTTGATTACTGTCGATACGATGGTATTAACCAAACGGTCCTTCCAAAAACAAATCGTATGTAACGGTAAGCTGCGCGCAGTAGTGAAAAGTGACCTAGCATTTAATGGTTCGGGGATTATTACCGCCATTCATATACGCAACGGAGATAGAGTTGCCAAGGGAATGACGTTGGCAGTGCTTAATACGAAAGAGGCCGAAATAGAGCTGCGGAAAAGCCGCCGTGCGATGACAAAAGCAAATATTGACCTGGTAGATAAACTGATTGGACAGGGATACACAGCTGATACGACAGCCGTTCCAACCGCTATTTTGCAGAATATGAAAGCGTCATCGGGATATGAGAGCGCAATGGATCAATTAGAGGCAGCCGAACGCCAGTTGGCTAATTGTTATTTAACCGCACCGTTTAGTGGCCGCGTGGCAGATTTGGATTCCAAGGTATATGGCCGTTCGACAGACAAACTATGCACATTGATTGATGACTCCTATTTTGATGTGGAATTTAGTGTATTAGAGGCCGAAATGGAAGAAGTAGCACGAGGGTTACGAATCTCGGTATCTCCTTTTATCAATGAGGATCAACATTTTACGGGTGAGATTACAGAAGTCAACCCCTTGATTAATGAGCAAGGACAAATTAAAGTACGAGCGAAAGTACGTAACTATAATAACTATTTAATAGAGGGAATGAATGTAAAGATTCTGCTGGAGCGTGAAGTGAAGCAGCAGTTTGTTGTTCCGAAAGATGCGGTGGTCCTTCGAGACGGGTTCCAAGTGATTTTCCGTTATAAAGATGGCAGAGCGGTATGGACGTATGTGGATGTGGTTATGTCTAATATTGATTCTCATGTGATTACGGGTAATGCCAAAAAACAGACCACTATTTCGGAGAATGATGTTGTGATTGTATCCAACAATCTGAATCTGGCAGATGAAACAGAGGTGACGCCTAATTAA
- a CDS encoding ISAs1-like element ISBaov2 family transposase, with amino-acid sequence MKQETKRKIEISNLHEFADSLILIDNRIDRCKKHQASTIVLIAISAVICGADTWNSIEDFGKSKESFFAAKLSNFNGIPSHDTFNRFFSALDPLKFEESYRQWVQSILKCYSGHIAIDGKTIRGAYESEQDKRHRKQGVLPDSNTGKYKLHVISAFATELGISLGQLCTQEKENEIVVIPELLDMLCIKDCIITIDALGCQRTIAEKVIKGEGDYIFIVKDNQPKLKEIVLSVTESIVSKGTTVRFDKYETHEEGHGRNESRICYCCNDPGFLGADIRKKWKNIQSFGYIENTRNTNKGTTVEKRCFISSLEPDAQKILKNSREHWEIENNLHWQLDVNFHEDNTRRRNISALNFSVLAKIALATLRNNKREIPINRKRLIAGWDNEFLWELILHDL; translated from the coding sequence ATGAAGCAAGAAACTAAAAGAAAGATTGAGATCAGCAACCTACATGAATTTGCTGATTCATTAATATTGATAGATAACCGGATAGACCGTTGTAAAAAACATCAGGCCAGTACCATTGTTCTTATTGCAATTTCTGCTGTTATATGTGGCGCTGATACTTGGAATTCAATAGAAGACTTTGGTAAAAGTAAAGAATCTTTTTTTGCAGCCAAGCTTTCCAATTTTAATGGTATCCCTTCCCATGATACATTTAATCGCTTTTTCTCGGCATTAGATCCTTTAAAATTTGAAGAATCTTATAGGCAATGGGTCCAAAGCATTCTCAAATGTTATTCGGGGCATATAGCCATTGATGGTAAAACCATACGAGGAGCCTATGAATCCGAACAGGACAAGCGTCATCGTAAACAAGGAGTGCTTCCTGATTCGAATACGGGAAAGTACAAATTGCATGTCATCAGTGCATTTGCAACAGAACTGGGAATCTCCCTTGGACAGTTATGTACACAAGAAAAGGAAAATGAGATAGTTGTCATTCCTGAATTATTAGATATGTTGTGTATAAAAGATTGTATTATTACAATTGACGCTTTAGGATGCCAGCGTACAATTGCAGAGAAAGTCATAAAGGGAGAAGGTGACTACATTTTTATAGTGAAAGATAATCAACCGAAATTAAAGGAAATAGTACTGTCAGTAACAGAAAGTATTGTATCAAAAGGTACAACAGTACGATTTGACAAATATGAGACGCATGAAGAAGGACATGGCAGGAATGAGTCGAGAATCTGCTATTGCTGCAACGATCCTGGTTTTCTGGGAGCAGATATTAGAAAGAAGTGGAAAAATATACAGTCTTTCGGATATATAGAGAATACCAGAAATACAAACAAAGGCACTACAGTGGAAAAAAGATGTTTTATATCTTCCTTGGAACCTGATGCGCAGAAGATACTTAAAAATAGTAGAGAACACTGGGAAATTGAGAATAATCTACATTGGCAGCTAGATGTCAATTTCCATGAAGATAATACCAGAAGAAGAAATATATCAGCATTAAACTTCTCCGTACTGGCGAAAATTGCATTGGCTACATTAAGAAACAACAAAAGAGAGATACCAATCAATAGAAAAAGATTAATAGCAGGGTGGGATAATGAATTCTTATGGGAACTTATTTTACATGATTTATAA
- a CDS encoding HU family DNA-binding protein codes for MAIVFDWYENPNDSSEEEAALHPRIFMNGKVDTDTLCYKIHDYSSLTVGDVKNVLDNLSKILGESLREGKEVHIEGIGYFYPTLEATGKVTRSTPHKTNKVAFKTVRFRLDSNLKGYFVGVRASQSKYVRHSEKVSEVEIDMLLKEYFSEHQMMTRRDFQEVCGLARTTAKMHLVRLRGEGKLVNIGLRNQPMYVPAPGYYGVSRDAAHPSR; via the coding sequence ATGGCTATTGTGTTTGATTGGTATGAAAATCCTAATGATTCTTCGGAAGAAGAAGCTGCGTTGCATCCGCGTATCTTTATGAATGGAAAGGTAGATACGGATACTCTTTGTTACAAGATTCATGACTACAGTTCGTTGACTGTGGGCGATGTAAAGAATGTGCTTGATAACTTATCGAAGATTCTCGGTGAGTCGTTGCGTGAGGGAAAAGAAGTACATATCGAGGGGATCGGTTATTTTTATCCCACTTTGGAGGCTACGGGGAAAGTGACTCGCAGCACTCCGCATAAGACTAATAAGGTGGCTTTCAAAACTGTTCGATTTCGCCTTGATAGTAATCTGAAAGGATATTTTGTGGGTGTTCGTGCCAGTCAGTCCAAGTATGTCCGCCATTCGGAGAAGGTGTCAGAGGTGGAGATTGATATGCTGTTGAAAGAATATTTTTCCGAACATCAGATGATGACCCGCCGTGATTTTCAGGAAGTGTGTGGTTTGGCACGTACTACAGCTAAAATGCATTTGGTACGTTTGCGTGGAGAAGGAAAACTGGTGAATATCGGTTTGCGCAATCAGCCGATGTATGTGCCTGCTCCCGGTTATTATGGCGTATCCAGAGATGCGGCACATCCTTCACGGTAA